From Triticum aestivum cultivar Chinese Spring chromosome 4A, IWGSC CS RefSeq v2.1, whole genome shotgun sequence, a single genomic window includes:
- the LOC123086789 gene encoding glycosyltransferase family 92 protein Os08g0121900 translates to MAHHRRRSCLRRVLTIAGGVSAGLLLLAGGHTYAHGQLFSPGLLPLGLGADCSPSFAPPPFAPPPFAPPPFALSPLPPYLLSDLEADASPPQPEANLPRRLLPIHRSPPCLPSNSESGADRSPPQHDDADAVLLPDWEVLVLTDAEPGAKATCAFQGGASSPASALGRLPGSGRHAYICPMPEPARSLQPLQAPVLLPTSASSADCPGRALLNWTGRIAFSSASLDSGHVLVFAKGVNHVAGGVQCLYRYCGETHAVVASFPAITSVQQVTRCPAPPIHLNSRNTEFRVTVAATGEDPIPTLVTYRPWQSESGLPVAPEKNLICACTMIHNVSKFLREWVLYHAAVGVDHFILYDNGSKDDLADQVAQLRSAGISISTVPWPWIKMQEAGFSHCAATHQSSCKWMAFIDVDEFVFSPNWERSEKPSKSMLEAIVQVDPDVGQVHLWCFDFGPSGQTSHPQEGVIQGYTCRLKRFLRHKSLVLLAAVDHSLENAIHHFTLKAGFKSIRSMQARVNHYKYQAWTEFKHKFKRRVSAYVADWRDPINLESADRAPGLGVDGVEPVDWAQRYCDIKDNLLQKLSSRWFGNGLGSPGSQDT, encoded by the coding sequence ATGGCGCATCACCGGCGCCGCAGCTGCCTGCGCCGTGTCCTCACCATCGCCGGCGGTGTGTCGGCCGGCCTCCTCCTGCTCGCCGGCGGCCATACCTACGCCCACGGCCAGCTCTTCTCGCCGGGCTTGCTGCCCCTCGGCCTCGGCGCCGACTGCTCGCCGTCCTTCGCCCCGCCCCCCTTcgccccgccgcccttcgccccgccgcccttcgcccTCTCGCCGCTGCCACCCTACCTCCTGTCAGACTTGGAGGCCGACGCCTCACCGCCGCAGCCGGAAGCCAACCTCCCGCGGCGCCTTCTGCCCATCCACCGCTCGCCGCCCTGCCTCCCCTCGAACTCGGAATCGGGGGCCGACCGCTCGCCGCCGCAGCACGACGACGCGGATGCTGTCTTGCTCCCGGACTGGGAGGTTCTTGTCCTGACTGACGCTGAGCCTGGCGCCAAGGCGACGTGCGCCTTCCAGGGTGGAGCGTCGTCCCCGGCGAGCGCGCTTGGGAGGCTGCCGGGGTCGGGCCGCCACGCCTACATCTGCCCAATGCCCGAGCCTGCCCGGAGCCTCCAGCCGCTCCAAGCGCCCGTGCTGCTCCCCACTTCGGCTTCCTCTGCCGATTGCCCTGGCCGCGCATTGCTGAATTGGACCGGCCGGATCGCGTTCAGCTCTGCATCTCTCGACAGTGGCCATGTTCTTGTCTTTGCAAAGGGCGTCAACCATGTTGCTGGCGGTGTCCAATGCCTGTATCGCTACTGTGGCGAGACCCATGCCGTGGTGGCCTCCTTCCCTGCCATCACGTCCGTACAGCAGGTTACCCGGTGCCCCGCTCCACCGATCCATCTGAACTCTAGGAACACAGAGTTCCGTGTCACCGTGGCAGCCACGGGCGAGGATCCAATCCCCACACTCGTGACTTATCGTCCATGGCAGAGTGAAAGTGGCTTGCCGGTGGCACCGGAAAAGAACCTGATTTGTGCATGCACTATGATTCACAATGTCTCAAAGTTTCTTCGCGAATGGGTGCTGTATCatgccgctgtcggggtggaccacTTCATCCTGTACGACAATGGAAGTAAGGATGACTTGGCAGATCAAGTTGCCCAGTTGAGGTCAGCCGGAATCAGCATCTCCACCGTGCCTTGGCCGTGGATCAAAATGCAGGAAGCCGGCTTCTCCCATTGTGCCGCAACGCACCAGAGCTCTTGCAAGTGGATGGCCTTTATTGACGTCGACGAGTTCGTTTTTTCGCCCAACTGGGAACGATCTGAGAAGCCGTCAAAATCGATGCTTGAGGCGATTGTTCAGGTTGATCCAGATGTCGGGCAGGTACATCTGTGGTGCTTTGATTTTGGCCCCTCTGGCCAAACATCACACCCACAGGAGGGCGTCATCCAAGGATACACATGCCGTCTGAAGAGGTTTCTGAGGCACAAATCGCTGGTTCTGCTTGCTGCAGTGGACCATTCTTTGGAGAATGCAATTCACCACTTCACACTGAAGGCTGGTTTCAAAAGTATACGGAGCATGCAGGCACGTGTGAACCATTATAAGTACCAGGCATGGACCGAGTTCAAGCATAAGTTCAAACGACGAGTGTCTGCCTACGTGGCTGACTGGAGAGATCCAATCAACCTTGAGTCCGCTGACCGGGCCCCCGGCTTAGGCGTTGATGGAGTCGAACCGGTTGATTGGGCGCAAAGGTATTGCGACATCAAGGATAACCTGCTTCAGAAATTGAGCTCAAGATGGTTCGGTAATGGATTGGGAAGTCCGGGATCTCAGGATACTTAG